CGTTGCAAGGAAGCATTTTTGCCCACCAATAGTAAAAATTTCCTGATCTCCTGCTGAAATACGATGATTACGATGATAATACCCACATCCACCACCTTTTTCAGGATGCCCGCCAGCAAGGGCATTTTTGTTTCGGGCACAATGAAATACAACAGATATATAAATGCAAGCCCAATAAAAATGTTTGCTGCTATGGTTCCCCGAAGGAGGTTATAAAGCTGGTAAATAATGGTTGCCAGCAACAGGATATCCAGTATGGCAAACGGCGTAATTTTAAGGCTGCTTAAAAAGGATTGCATTTACGAAGTTAACAAGTTTCGGCAAGTTAAAAAGTGCTGATGAAACATTGGCGTGCCGCAAATAAATTAGTGTGCCGTAGGTAAGTTACTAACTTAAGAAAGTTAGAAGGGTTTGAATATCGAACACCGAATATCCAATGCCGAATAACGAACAGAAACTTCGGTGTTGGACATTCGAAATTCATTATTCGATATTATTTACACATCTGTTGCTTACTTAATAACATCGCCTGGTATATACGGCCCACCCGGCACACCCCATCCCCAGGCTGGCATCGGCGCGTTGGCAGCCTCGGTTGCTTCACTTTCTTTTGAGTTGATAACCGCAATGCGCGTACCCCACTCCAGGTAAGCCAAAAATGCCGACCGGAATTCGGGATCGTCCGGCAGTTGTAATTCGTCGGCAGTTTTCAGCAGCAGTTCCATCCAGCGTTTGCGGTGTGCCTCGGTCAGGTATTTTTGCAGGTGCTTGCTTATCATGATAAAATGGCTGCCCTCCTCCTCGCTGTAAGTTTTAGGGCCGCCCAAAACTTCGGCAACAAAATGGGCTACATGCAGGCGGTGTTGAGCCGACATATGTTTAAATACAGGCTCCAGTAATTCGTCGGCCAAAACCTTGTCATAAAACTTATCAAACAGAGTTACAAAAGCCTGCATACCGCCGGCCCATTCAAAAAGCGAAGGGATTTTATTAGCTGCCATATTATTTAAGCCGTTATATTCAAAAATAAAGATAGCAGTGTATAATTTAATATGTGGAATTAAATCAGGAATCTTTACTTATTCCGCTCGGTAGTAAAGCGCACCAATTGCTCCAAGGCGGTATGCGAATCGCTTGGCGGGAAAGTATTCAGTATTTCAAAAGCCTCGTCCTGGTATTTTTTCATTTGAGTTTCGGCATATTGCAAACCGCCGGTCTCGTTCACAAATTTTATGATCTGGGCAATCTTGGCAGGGTCGTCGTTATGGTTTTTAACAAGGTTAATGATCCGTTTCTTTTCAGACGGCGTAGTATTGGCCAGCGAATAAATAAGGGGTAATGTAACTTTTTTCTCCTTGATATCGATACCCAGGGGTTTACCCACATCATCGGTACCAAAATCGAACATATCATCCTTAATCTGGAAGGCAATGCCTATTTTCTCGCCAAAAAGGCGCATTTTTTCAACCACCTCATCACTCGCGCCGGCAGATGACGCCCCACAGGCACAACAGGAAGCGATAAGTGAAGCTGTTTTCTGACGGATAACTTCGTAATAAACCGGCTCGCCAATGTCCATGCGTCGTACTTTTTCTATCTGCATCAACTCGCCCTCGCTCATTTGCTTAACGGCATCTGATACGATACGCAGCAATTGAAAATCATTATTTTCGATAGAAAGCAACAGGCCTTTAGATAGCAGGTAATCGCCTACTAAAACAGCTATTTTATTTTTCCATAAAGCGTTGATAGAGAAAAATCCCCGGCGCTGGTAAGAGTTATCAACCACATCATCATGCACCAGCGAAGCGGTGTGCAGCAACTCGACCAATGCTGCGCCCCTGTGTGTAGATTCGTTGATGCCGCCACATATTTTGGCAGCAAAAAAAACGAACATCGGTCTTATCTGCTTGCCTTTACGTTTAACAATATAATGGGTAATGCGATCCAGTAACGGCACCGAGCTTTGCATAGAAGACTTGAACTTCTCTTCGAACGCATCAATATCGGCAGCGATAGGTCTCTTAATCTCGTTGATGCTCAGCATTTAAACTAAACAAGCTTTTATGGTGTAAAACTGCCTTGTGGCAATATGAGGCAAACATAAGCTAAAATTATTTATCTGCATTAATGCAGAATATTTTTTACTCAAATTAAACCATCCGATCAATAAACAGTCAATACCAGTGATTGCCATATTTATAAGTTGAGTTAAAGTTTTGTGTGTGCGGGTTGCCTTTAAAAAGGTGCCCGCTTTTTTATTAGCGGCAAATGCAATAATATTTTACCTTTGCAATCCATTTAGCAATACGGAGAGGTGTCTGAGTGGTCGAAAGAGCACGCCTGGAAAGTGTGTATACTTCAAAAGGGTATCGAGGGTTCGAATCCCTCCCTCTCCGCTTAGTATTTTGAAATTAAGGTCAAAACGCTGTAAATTAATTATTTACGGCGTTTTTTTGTTTATGTCAAAAGTATAATAAACCAAATTAATCCGATCCATTATTACGCGGTTCATATTGATAAACGATTAAACGATCTTGTACGATGTCGTCAGTAATTTGGCAGATACCTGACCTATGCTCAGATCTCGTCCAAAGAGTTGTTTTGGCTACCGGCATTAACCGGCCCTATGACCATTTACAGGAAATGATCCTGCGCAGCTCTGAAGCAGACAACCGTCAGGTTGCTTTGCATTTATTAGAACTTCACAGCCGGGTTCAAGGCTTTCGGCCCGATAATACCAGCTAAAGTTTGCTGTAGCCGGAATAAAACGATGAAAACGACGATACTGATAATCGCGGCGAAAAAGCACCACACCGAAAGCTCATAATCCTCGAAAAAGAGATGGGTTATGATGTAAGCTATGCCTATGGAAAGTCCAAACAGCCACATTCCTTTTACGCTCGAAATAAACGGGGGAACAACGATGGCCAGGAAATATAATATCGCGGAATCGTGGAGCGCCGAATTCATCGAGCCCAGGCTATAAAAAATATGCATACCCGCTATCTCTGCGTGAATGGGCTGGGTCATCAGCCGGTAAGCCAGGTAGCCGGATACCAGCAGGCCAATTCCGGTTGCTATATACAATATCTTTTTTCTCGGCGTAGAAGTTTCCAATAATAAAATAGCGAAAGGCACCCAGGATGGCCAGACCACCTGCGCAAATGCCAGGAAAGTATAAGTTGCCGGTTTTAGCCATAGGGCATAACCCGGATTTAGGAGTGCGAGCCATATCAATCCTTCTGATACCTGCTGCACGGCAAAGATGAGCGGGATCCCGGCAAAGGCCATTTGCTGCCGCTTACCACATCTACTGAGCGTAGCGACGCCTATTACAGAAAGGACGGCGCTGGCTCCAAAACTTGCACCTGCTGAAAAACACATTTTTCTTTCTCCTTTTGATTTGATGAGTGTTAAAATTCCAAAGGAGTTGAGACGAACGGGCCGTTTTCCTGATTTGGCAACGCATTAGTATTGATTTAAATATAGCACTAAATTCAATATTGCGCCTTACAATTAATAACGCTATACCGGGCAGCAGCTTCGATCAGGGAAAACGAAATGCCGCAGGTAACGTTTGAAATCGTTTAAAGTCCGTCGCCATCAGGTTTATCGTAAACCGATAAGGCAACGGGTAAACAACTGGCGACACCATTTAAGCCGCAAACAGTTAAAGTAATAAGGATGGCATCCACGATTTCTGCCCGGGAAGCACCCAACTCCTTTGCCATGGCCACATGGTAGTAGATCGCCTTCGGATCGCCTAACGCGGACTTGATGCCGATATAGACCAGCTGCTTGGTTTTTGCATCAAGGCCATTCGTTTGTTTTAACGCTTCGACTAATTGGTTAAAAGCTATGGCTACTTTGGGAGCCTCCTGTTCAAAAGCTGCTAATGGGTTATTATTCATGATTTCCTGGTTTATGGTGAAAATTCCGGAAGAAAATAGCCAGTAAAAGCACCGATCCCGGCGCAGTGACCAGCCAGGGCGCCCCTATAAACAACACCCAGGTGGAAAAATGCGGGTAAAAATAGGCAAAACCGATTAGGGGTATTACCAGCCCGTTGGCGATCATGAACCGCCTGAGCCATTTTTGCGCGCCGTCTTTTTTGAACACGAAAGCAGCGAATAAGGTGGACAAGCCCATGCATATATAACCCAGCGCGTCCAGCGTCCAGAAAAAAGAATGCGGTGTTACCCTAAGGATACTAACCGAAGCATCGCGCAAGGATAAAGGTATAACAGTTGCCAGCTGGACCGAATATATCAGCACGACATAAACTGTATAGAGCAGGGCAAATAACAAAGCTGCATGGCTCCAAAATCTCCGGTCGCCGGGCACGATATGATGTAATGCCAATATCGCGATCAAAAATGGCGGGGCGATGGCCAGGGAAAAGCCATAGATTAGGATGTCATCCAAAGGATAGCCGGTGACACCGGCGACCTGCAGGATCTGCACGATTCCGTAACCCACCATGGCAATGAATGCGACTATAGCTCCGTAAAGGCCGATGGTGGCGATATCTTTTTTCACAACAGGGTTTCCACTTTAAGATCAATAGCCGGAAACGCTGTACCGCGCTTTCCCAAAATATTTTCCAGGTCATCCTTGTAGATCACTTCCTTTTTTAACAGCAGGTTGGCCACCTGCTCCAGCGAGGCTTTATTTTCCGCCAGGATGGTTTTCGCGTCCAGATACGCTTGCGCCACCAGCTTGCGGATCTCCTGGTCGATCAATTCGCCGGTCGCTTCGCTGAATGGTTTTTGAATAGCCAGATCGCGTTGATCGGTAGAATCGAAGTAACTGACATTGCCCAGTTTTTCATTGAAGCCGTAATACACAACCATGGCATAAGCTTCTTTGGTAACCTTTTCGAGGTCATCCAAAGCGCCGGACGATACCTCGCCGAAAACGATTTCCTCGGCTGCCCGTCCGCCCAGCGTCGCGCATAAATGCTCGCGGAAAGCGGTTTTGCTGCGCAATTGTTTTTCTTCCGGTAAGTACCAGGCTGCGCCCAGCGATTTTCCTCGCGGAATAATGGAAACTTTTACCAGCGGGTCTACCGTTTTCAAGAGCCAGCTGATCACCGCGTGGCCCGCTTCATGAAAGGAGGTCGTCCTTTTTTCTTCGGGCGAAATGATCTTGCTTTTCTTCTCCAGGCCGGCAACTATCCGGTCAATTGCATCCATAAAATCCGCTTTTTCTACTTGTACCGCTTTTCGCCGGGCCGCGACCAATGCAGCTTCGTTGCAAATATTGGCAATGTCCGCACCCGAAAAGCCGGGTGTCTGTCCGGCCAGTGTCGACCGGTCAATGCCAGTCGCCAGCGTTAAACCAGCCATATGCACTTTGAAAATGGCGGCGCGCTCGTTCATATTGGGCAATTCCAGGTAAATATGGCGGTCGAACCTGCCCGGACGAATCAGGGCTGGATCCAGCATGTCGGCCCGGTTGGTTGCTGCCAGCACGATCACACCGGTATTGGTACCAAAACCATCCATTTCGGTCAAGAGCTGGTTAAGCGTACTTTCCCGTTCGTCGTTGGCGCCACCTAAAAAAGCGCCTTTGCCCCTTGAGCGCCCAATGGCGTCAATCTCATCAATAAAAATAATGCAGGGTGCTTTTTCCTTGGCCTGCTGGAACAGATCACGGACGCGGGAAGCCCCGACGCCGACAAACATCTCTACAAATGCGGCACCTGAAATAGAGAAGAATGGAACCTGTGCTTCGCCGGCAACAGCTTTAGCTAATAAGGTTTTGCCCGTCCCGGGCGGCCCGACGAGGATCACACCTTTAGGGATCTTGGCGCCCAGTTTGGTAAAAGAGGCCGGTTTTTTTAAAAAGTCAACGATCTCCAGCACTTCAACTTTAGCCTCGTCCAAGCCGGCAACGTCTGCGAAAGTTACTGTGCTGTTTTCTTTTTCGATCAGAGTG
The genomic region above belongs to Mucilaginibacter sp. KACC 22773 and contains:
- a CDS encoding DUF6629 family protein, translating into MCFSAGASFGASAVLSVIGVATLSRCGKRQQMAFAGIPLIFAVQQVSEGLIWLALLNPGYALWLKPATYTFLAFAQVVWPSWVPFAILLLETSTPRKKILYIATGIGLLVSGYLAYRLMTQPIHAEIAGMHIFYSLGSMNSALHDSAILYFLAIVVPPFISSVKGMWLFGLSIGIAYIITHLFFEDYELSVWCFFAAIISIVVFIVLFRLQQTLAGIIGPKALNPAVKF
- a CDS encoding polyprenyl synthetase family protein → MLSINEIKRPIAADIDAFEEKFKSSMQSSVPLLDRITHYIVKRKGKQIRPMFVFFAAKICGGINESTHRGAALVELLHTASLVHDDVVDNSYQRRGFFSINALWKNKIAVLVGDYLLSKGLLLSIENNDFQLLRIVSDAVKQMSEGELMQIEKVRRMDIGEPVYYEVIRQKTASLIASCCACGASSAGASDEVVEKMRLFGEKIGIAFQIKDDMFDFGTDDVGKPLGIDIKEKKVTLPLIYSLANTTPSEKKRIINLVKNHNDDPAKIAQIIKFVNETGGLQYAETQMKKYQDEAFEILNTFPPSDSHTALEQLVRFTTERNK
- a CDS encoding carboxymuconolactone decarboxylase family protein → MNNNPLAAFEQEAPKVAIAFNQLVEALKQTNGLDAKTKQLVYIGIKSALGDPKAIYYHVAMAKELGASRAEIVDAILITLTVCGLNGVASCLPVALSVYDKPDGDGL
- a CDS encoding group II truncated hemoglobin, translating into MAANKIPSLFEWAGGMQAFVTLFDKFYDKVLADELLEPVFKHMSAQHRLHVAHFVAEVLGGPKTYSEEEGSHFIMISKHLQKYLTEAHRKRWMELLLKTADELQLPDDPEFRSAFLAYLEWGTRIAVINSKESEATEAANAPMPAWGWGVPGGPYIPGDVIK
- the ftsH gene encoding ATP-dependent zinc metalloprotease FtsH, which translates into the protein MKNNQQVKPGRPVKRKTRPAFSWVWVYVIIFLYVILSPLWSGSYNVKETTWQQFSTTILNRKAVERLEVVNKEKVNVYLKSAFAKDPAFKEVFTTAFGKGISTGPHYTFTIGSVESFEHNMEDAEKNFAANEKIPVSYSYQSNWLLNILSWLVPFILLLVIWNFLMRRAGGGMAGTGGSSIFNFGKSTATLIEKENSTVTFADVAGLDEAKVEVLEIVDFLKKPASFTKLGAKIPKGVILVGPPGTGKTLLAKAVAGEAQVPFFSISGAAFVEMFVGVGASRVRDLFQQAKEKAPCIIFIDEIDAIGRSRGKGAFLGGANDERESTLNQLLTEMDGFGTNTGVIVLAATNRADMLDPALIRPGRFDRHIYLELPNMNERAAIFKVHMAGLTLATGIDRSTLAGQTPGFSGADIANICNEAALVAARRKAVQVEKADFMDAIDRIVAGLEKKSKIISPEEKRTTSFHEAGHAVISWLLKTVDPLVKVSIIPRGKSLGAAWYLPEEKQLRSKTAFREHLCATLGGRAAEEIVFGEVSSGALDDLEKVTKEAYAMVVYYGFNEKLGNVSYFDSTDQRDLAIQKPFSEATGELIDQEIRKLVAQAYLDAKTILAENKASLEQVANLLLKKEVIYKDDLENILGKRGTAFPAIDLKVETLL